AGCGGGGACGGGCGAAACGGAGCGGGTGGAAGGCGCCAGCGTCGCGACGAACACCTTTGGGCTGCTGGGGATCAGGCCGGTGCTGGGGCGCTCCTTCCTCCCGCAGGAGGGGGTCCGCGGCGGGCCCCGCGTGGTGCTCCTGTCGGACGCGATCTGGCGCCGCCGCTTCGCCGCCGATCCCAACGTGGTGGGACGCAAGCTGGTGCTGAACGGCGAGCCCGCGCAGATCGTGGGCGTGATGCCGCCGCGCTTCAAGTTTCCCGAGGTGGCCGAGCTGTGGACTCCGCTCGCCCCGAACCCCGAATCGCCGCGCGGCGAGCGCTACCTGGGCACGATCGCGCGCCTGCGCCCCGGCGCCACCGTACAGCAGGCGAACGCGGAGCTCGCCGCCGTCGCGCGCCGGCTGGCGGCGGAGTACCCGGAGACGAACGCGGGGTGGGGAGTGCGGGTGTTGTCGTACCGCGACGACATGATCGCCGGCTCGCTGCGCCTGATGCTCTCGCTGATGCTGGGCGCGGTGGGGCTCGTGCTGCTGATCGCCTGCGCCAACGTCGCCAACCTGATGCTGGCCCGCTCCGCCGGCCGCCGCCGCGAGATCGCGGTGAGGTCGGCGCTGGGGGCGGGGCGCGCGCGCGTCTTCCGCCAGCTCCTAACCGAGAGCGTGGTGCTGGCGCTCGCGGGCGGCGCTCTGGGAACCGCCATCGCCGTAGGGTGGACAAAGTGGACGGTATCGCGCATCCCCGAGGAGCTTCCGTACTGGATCCGCTTCGAGGTGGACGGACCCGTCCTGCTCTTCACATTCCTGCTCAGCGCCGTCACCGGCGTGGTGTTCGGCGCCGTCCCCGCCCTGCGCGCCACCGGCGGCGACGTGCAGCAGACGCTGCGCGACGGCGGCCGGGGCGCGTCCGGGGGACGCAGCCGGCTGCGCAGCGTGCTGGTGGTGGGGCAGCTCTCCCTGGCGATGGTGCTGCTGGTGGGCGCCACGCTCATGATCCGCAGCTTCGTGGCGGCCAGCCGCGCGGACCTGGGCTTCGACACCTCGCGCGTGCTGACGGCGCGCGTCTACCTGGCGGGCGACCGCTACTCGCCGCGCGCCGCCCGCGCGGCCTTCCTCAACGCCGCCGTGGAACGCATCGGCGCCATCCCGGGCGTGCAGGCGGCCGCCGCCACCAACGCCATCCCCGGCGACGACGGCGGCCAGCCGGTGGAGCTGGAGGCCGAGGGAGCCCCGCGCGCCCGCGGCGACGAGCTGATGGGCGAGCTCTTTGGCGGAACGGCGGGCTTCTGGAGCGCACTGGGCACCCCGCTGGCCGCCGGCCGCCCCTTCACCGCCGCCGAGACCGGCGACACGGCCGCCACCGTCGCCATCGTCAGCCAGGAGCTGGCGAAGCGCCTGTGGCCCAACGGCGACGCGGTCGGCCGGCGC
This DNA window, taken from Longimicrobium sp., encodes the following:
- a CDS encoding ABC transporter permease, whose product is MESLYQDLRFAIRTLLRSRGFAVVAILCLGLGVGVNTAVFSMVNALLIRPFPFHEPDRVVSLYASNPRLGYDESHLSQADLADWTAGSRGTIEEIAAFYTRSVAVAGTGETERVEGASVATNTFGLLGIRPVLGRSFLPQEGVRGGPRVVLLSDAIWRRRFAADPNVVGRKLVLNGEPAQIVGVMPPRFKFPEVAELWTPLAPNPESPRGERYLGTIARLRPGATVQQANAELAAVARRLAAEYPETNAGWGVRVLSYRDDMIAGSLRLMLSLMLGAVGLVLLIACANVANLMLARSAGRRREIAVRSALGAGRARVFRQLLTESVVLALAGGALGTAIAVGWTKWTVSRIPEELPYWIRFEVDGPVLLFTFLLSAVTGVVFGAVPALRATGGDVQQTLRDGGRGASGGRSRLRSVLVVGQLSLAMVLLVGATLMIRSFVAASRADLGFDTSRVLTARVYLAGDRYSPRAARAAFLNAAVERIGAIPGVQAAAATNAIPGDDGGQPVELEAEGAPRARGDELMGELFGGTAGFWSALGTPLAAGRPFTAAETGDTAATVAIVSQELAKRLWPNGDAVGRRLRLSDEKGDWLAVVGIARNLHYEEVGEQTPRSRLQLYMPAARLPNRTYALVVRTGGDPAQAAAAVRREMRALDSTLPTFDVRTMDEVRRYVTWPQQLWASLFGSFGTLALVLAAVGVYGVMAYTVSQRTREIGIRMALGARGADIVRRVVGEGAVLAGAGVGLGILGALGAAQLMRGALYGVAAVDPFAFLIIPILLAAVALLASWIPARRASRVDPMEALRAE